One segment of Methylocella silvestris BL2 DNA contains the following:
- a CDS encoding glycosyltransferase family 4 protein: MFAEFLQSSPERETPAKGRDASPAPSGLLRKILSNWLAKRAVRHKAPAPAPRERAVEEDAPPRIIIDLTDVVCHAIWHDACAGIPRVQLEIARALLARNPVAQALGWHRNKWSDLGPLILAADGDVDRIFALLKETFCDIRWNAKGALLLLRRRRRNLNIERYAEAPDLRPQDALFIGGAFWLNREIVNLCKDAAGKGANLIVLFHDLIPLAMPSFTGHDFAREYREMLSLPAHFVVTTEQTRSELKRARRRIDGWGGRISSSVTPLADEFPGSARNETAGAAPPRLAALAVQGFALCVGTIEIRKNHFLLMTAWEELAAERGGDMPKLVIAGRRGWKAQATLNRIDALEPDGAICFIEAPSDDELRWLYAACSFTVFPSLFEGWGLPVGESFWFGKPCAASNAQSIGPVARDLCAAFSPHHLDDMKSAIRRLLDADQRAAFQRRIEAAPLRQWSEFAAEIEALIAERRPMSDPLLLRESEDSPAAKAA, from the coding sequence ATGTTCGCTGAATTTCTGCAAAGTTCTCCCGAGCGCGAGACACCCGCGAAGGGGCGCGACGCGTCGCCCGCGCCATCCGGTCTTCTGCGCAAGATCCTGTCGAACTGGCTCGCCAAGAGGGCGGTTCGCCATAAAGCGCCGGCCCCGGCGCCGCGAGAGCGCGCCGTCGAAGAAGATGCGCCGCCGCGCATCATCATCGATCTCACCGATGTGGTCTGCCACGCGATCTGGCATGACGCCTGCGCGGGCATTCCCCGCGTGCAGCTCGAAATCGCCCGCGCCCTTCTCGCCCGCAACCCTGTGGCGCAAGCGCTCGGCTGGCATCGCAACAAATGGAGCGATCTTGGCCCGCTGATCCTTGCCGCCGACGGCGACGTCGATCGGATCTTCGCTCTGCTGAAAGAGACTTTTTGCGACATCCGCTGGAACGCCAAGGGAGCCCTGTTGCTGCTCCGCCGGCGCCGCCGCAATCTCAATATCGAGCGCTACGCCGAGGCGCCCGACCTGCGGCCGCAGGATGCGCTGTTCATCGGCGGCGCCTTCTGGCTCAATCGGGAGATCGTCAATCTGTGCAAGGACGCCGCCGGCAAAGGCGCCAATCTCATCGTCCTGTTTCACGATCTCATTCCCTTGGCGATGCCCTCGTTCACCGGCCATGATTTCGCGCGCGAATATCGCGAAATGCTGAGCCTCCCCGCCCATTTCGTCGTGACGACCGAGCAAACCCGCAGCGAGCTCAAGCGGGCGCGCCGGCGCATCGACGGCTGGGGCGGACGCATTTCGTCCTCGGTGACGCCGCTCGCCGACGAGTTTCCGGGATCGGCGCGTAACGAGACTGCGGGCGCCGCCCCGCCGCGCCTCGCCGCCCTCGCCGTGCAAGGGTTTGCGCTTTGCGTCGGCACGATCGAGATCCGCAAGAATCATTTTCTCCTGATGACGGCCTGGGAAGAGCTTGCGGCCGAGCGCGGCGGCGACATGCCGAAGCTCGTTATCGCCGGGCGGCGCGGCTGGAAGGCGCAGGCGACCTTGAACCGCATCGACGCGCTCGAGCCGGACGGAGCGATCTGCTTTATCGAGGCGCCAAGCGATGATGAATTGCGCTGGCTCTACGCCGCCTGCAGCTTCACTGTCTTCCCGAGCCTGTTCGAGGGCTGGGGTCTGCCGGTCGGCGAGAGTTTCTGGTTCGGCAAGCCATGCGCGGCGTCAAACGCCCAATCGATCGGCCCGGTGGCGCGCGATCTTTGCGCCGCCTTCTCGCCGCATCATCTCGACGACATGAAAAGCGCAATCCGGCGCCTTCTCGACGCCGACCAGCGCGCCGCGTTTCAACGCAGGATCGAGGCGGCGCCCTTGCGCCAATGGTCGGAGTTCGCAGCCGAGATCGAGGCGCTCATCGCCGAGCGGCGGCCGATGAGCGATCCTCTGCTGTTGCGGGAAAGCGAAGACAGCCCCGCCGCCAAGGCGGCGTGA
- a CDS encoding alpha/beta hydrolase, with the protein MSDFEIDAVRALLGSKPRPVGLAERRERIEAVAGHPAAPDIALETETLNSVPLEWSLAPTSDPSRVLLFFHGGGYCSGSIKSHRGMATEAGRAAGARTLAVGYRLAPEHPFPAALEDAKAAYGLLLDRGYAPSRIAVGGDSAGGGLSLALMISLREEGRALPACAWLISPWVDLEMTGASIETKAAIDPLIHKAYLQELAEAYLAGADPRNPLVSPLHADLRGLPPILTQVGSAETLLDDAVRITGKAGAADVAASLEIWPDMIHAWPLWADRVAAGRRALAAAGAFMRSKFA; encoded by the coding sequence ATGTCCGATTTTGAGATTGACGCCGTGCGCGCCCTGCTTGGCTCGAAGCCGCGTCCGGTCGGCCTCGCCGAGCGCCGGGAGCGGATCGAAGCCGTCGCCGGACATCCGGCCGCCCCGGACATCGCGCTCGAAACGGAAACCTTAAATAGCGTCCCGCTCGAATGGTCCCTCGCGCCGACGAGCGACCCCTCGCGCGTGCTCTTGTTTTTCCACGGCGGCGGCTATTGCTCAGGCTCGATCAAGAGCCATAGGGGCATGGCGACGGAGGCCGGACGCGCGGCCGGCGCGCGCACGCTTGCAGTCGGCTACCGGCTCGCGCCCGAACATCCGTTTCCGGCCGCGCTCGAGGATGCAAAGGCCGCCTATGGGTTGCTGCTCGATCGCGGCTATGCGCCCTCGCGAATCGCTGTCGGCGGCGACAGCGCGGGCGGCGGCCTGTCACTCGCTCTCATGATCTCCTTGCGTGAGGAAGGCCGCGCCCTGCCCGCCTGCGCCTGGCTCATATCGCCCTGGGTCGATCTTGAAATGACAGGCGCGAGCATCGAGACAAAGGCGGCGATCGATCCGCTGATCCACAAGGCCTATCTCCAAGAGCTGGCCGAGGCCTATCTCGCCGGCGCCGATCCGCGCAATCCGCTGGTCTCGCCGCTCCACGCCGATCTTCGCGGCCTGCCGCCGATCCTGACGCAGGTCGGCTCGGCGGAAACCCTGCTCGACGACGCGGTGCGCATCACGGGAAAGGCCGGCGCGGCGGATGTCGCCGCCAGCCTCGAAATCTGGCCCGACATGATCCACGCCTGGCCGCTTTGGGCCGATCGAGTGGCCGCCGGGCGCCGCGCTCTTGCGGCGGCTGGAGCCTTTATGAGATCGAAATTCGCTTAA
- a CDS encoding biotin/lipoyl-binding protein, with the protein MRFALIVGVIAAVFLAYEVVTSYVAYTADAFVQSDLVAVAPEITGRIVAVHIVDNQTVKTGDLLVEIDPVPFKLDVDQRQALAEEARAQVQIDKDRIAAANDAVTSATSALALARLTQQRASTLMSAADVSQAAVDRANDALSRAEANAASAQSDVAATLSTAAMHQASLRKAEADLAIAQWRLDRTKIVAPLDGAINNLTVRVGDTGTVNVPLIGIVAATGWRIIANYKQDYIRNFTLGANAWVWLDSEPWRFHRARIKGIARGISREEGTQKLMPYVAPTTDWIRLQRRFPVTLTLVDPPETLYMGADARVVIFP; encoded by the coding sequence ATGCGATTCGCTTTGATCGTCGGCGTGATCGCAGCCGTTTTCCTCGCCTATGAGGTCGTCACGAGCTATGTCGCCTATACCGCCGACGCTTTCGTGCAATCGGACCTTGTCGCGGTGGCGCCCGAGATCACCGGCCGCATCGTCGCCGTCCATATCGTCGACAATCAGACCGTGAAGACGGGCGATCTCCTCGTCGAAATCGATCCTGTCCCTTTCAAGCTCGACGTCGATCAGCGGCAGGCGCTCGCCGAAGAGGCGCGGGCGCAGGTTCAAATCGACAAGGACCGGATCGCTGCGGCGAATGACGCCGTCACAAGCGCAACATCCGCGCTGGCTCTTGCGCGGCTGACGCAACAGCGCGCATCGACGCTGATGAGCGCGGCGGACGTCTCGCAGGCGGCAGTGGACAGAGCCAATGACGCCTTGAGCCGCGCCGAGGCCAACGCGGCGTCGGCGCAATCCGACGTCGCCGCAACGCTTTCCACCGCCGCGATGCATCAGGCCTCGCTGCGTAAGGCCGAGGCGGATCTGGCGATCGCGCAATGGCGGCTCGACCGCACCAAGATCGTCGCGCCGCTCGACGGCGCCATCAACAATCTCACGGTGCGAGTCGGCGATACGGGGACCGTCAACGTGCCTCTGATCGGCATCGTCGCCGCCACCGGCTGGCGGATCATCGCCAACTACAAGCAGGATTATATTCGTAATTTCACCCTTGGCGCGAACGCCTGGGTGTGGCTCGATTCGGAGCCCTGGCGCTTTCATCGCGCGCGCATAAAAGGCATTGCGCGCGGCATCAGCCGCGAAGAGGGGACGCAGAAGCTGATGCCTTATGTCGCCCCGACGACGGACTGGATCCGCCTGCAACGGCGCTTTCCTGTGACCCTTACGCTCGTCGATCCGCCGGAGACGCTCTACATGGGCGCCGACGCGCGCGTGGTGATTTTCCCATGA
- a CDS encoding FUSC family protein yields MSGIGAAIRAEGEALGSIFSELAADLREASLFGPRARFCAASALSVGLATVVALAMHVDDVWWAAISAFMCSQATLPASLTKGVLRMIGTIAGAIAALMLASWLSYDWVACCLFLFMSTFIGTLGFQLSPHAYAWLLGSITFNFIILLALSSPQDTFYFSIYRIMEVAIGVASALLIAVLLAPKEGGAMLPAAGWGSFLDDAQTMARLHALRAAFTVMLIPIVWSYAELPSLAQMAITISAVMAVPAPTAATPDPGLMMVRRALHRLLGCFMGGIIALVCLAAPLTNFLVWLATLMGGVWIGCHLQATPRKIGYVGTQGAIVFIMTLVQGFGPPTSIWPAVERLGGVSFGLLILLLVSIVFEILVPETTPARLAVD; encoded by the coding sequence ATGAGCGGGATCGGCGCCGCCATCCGGGCCGAGGGCGAGGCCTTAGGTTCGATCTTCAGCGAGCTCGCCGCCGATCTCAGAGAGGCGAGCCTCTTTGGCCCGCGGGCGCGGTTTTGCGCCGCTTCCGCTCTCTCCGTCGGATTGGCGACAGTCGTCGCGCTCGCCATGCACGTCGACGACGTATGGTGGGCGGCGATCAGCGCCTTCATGTGCAGTCAGGCGACCCTGCCGGCGTCCCTGACAAAAGGGGTCTTGCGTATGATCGGCACCATCGCAGGCGCCATCGCCGCCCTCATGCTCGCGTCCTGGCTCTCCTATGACTGGGTGGCCTGTTGTCTTTTTCTGTTTATGTCGACCTTCATCGGCACGCTCGGCTTTCAGCTCAGCCCGCATGCCTACGCCTGGCTGCTTGGCTCGATCACGTTTAATTTCATTATCCTGTTGGCGCTGTCCTCGCCGCAGGACACATTCTATTTTTCGATCTATCGCATCATGGAAGTCGCCATCGGCGTGGCGTCGGCGCTGCTGATTGCGGTCCTCCTTGCGCCCAAGGAGGGCGGAGCGATGCTTCCCGCCGCCGGATGGGGCAGCTTTCTCGACGACGCTCAAACCATGGCGCGGCTGCATGCGCTTCGCGCGGCGTTCACCGTCATGCTCATTCCGATCGTTTGGAGCTACGCCGAACTGCCAAGCCTCGCGCAGATGGCAATTACGATCAGCGCCGTGATGGCCGTGCCGGCGCCGACGGCCGCGACGCCTGACCCCGGCCTCATGATGGTCCGTCGTGCGCTTCACCGACTGCTCGGCTGCTTTATGGGTGGGATCATTGCGCTTGTCTGCCTCGCCGCGCCGCTGACCAATTTCCTCGTCTGGCTCGCAACGCTGATGGGCGGCGTCTGGATCGGCTGCCACCTTCAGGCCACCCCGCGCAAGATTGGCTATGTCGGCACCCAGGGAGCCATCGTCTTCATCATGACGCTGGTGCAGGGATTTGGGCCGCCGACCAGCATCTGGCCGGCCGTCGAACGCCTCGGCGGCGTCAGTTTCGGCCTGCTGATCCTGCTTCTAGTGTCGATCGTCTTCGAGATCCTGGTTCCCGAGACGACGCCCGCGCGCCTCGCCGTCGATTAG
- a CDS encoding XdhC family protein: MLASDEDILLEAERWVSDGRAVAIATVVETWGSAPRPPGSHLIIDAAGEFLGSVSGGCVEGEVIAQAQEAIGSGHCRLLEFGVADETAWKVGLSCGGRISVFLRPLAPAIIAEINRARASRKSCALVSGLSSGEERVAEAASMAGDPLAAELGARFAARASGLVAGRQEPTFLSVFTPPPRIIAIGAVHISQALAPMAKVAGFETIIVDPRTAFASSARFSGARLVADWPGEALKALALDAATAVALLTHEPRIDDEAARAALSSDCFYIGALGSRKTHARRLERLRAAGFCESALARIHAPIGLDIGASSPAEIAVAILGEIIEDLRREQRSGSSGKAA, from the coding sequence ATGCTGGCGTCGGATGAGGACATTCTTCTTGAGGCGGAACGCTGGGTCAGCGATGGCCGCGCTGTCGCCATCGCCACCGTGGTCGAGACCTGGGGCTCGGCGCCGCGCCCGCCGGGAAGTCATCTGATCATCGACGCGGCCGGGGAATTTCTAGGTTCGGTGTCCGGCGGCTGCGTCGAAGGCGAGGTCATCGCGCAGGCGCAGGAGGCGATCGGCTCGGGCCACTGTCGCCTGCTCGAATTCGGCGTCGCCGACGAGACAGCCTGGAAGGTCGGCCTCTCCTGCGGCGGCCGCATCAGCGTCTTCCTGCGCCCGCTCGCGCCCGCCATCATCGCCGAAATCAACCGCGCCCGCGCATCGCGAAAAAGCTGCGCTCTGGTGAGCGGGCTCAGCTCCGGGGAAGAGCGTGTGGCTGAGGCGGCCTCCATGGCGGGCGATCCGCTGGCGGCCGAGCTTGGGGCGCGATTTGCGGCGCGCGCGAGCGGCCTCGTCGCGGGACGGCAGGAGCCGACGTTTCTTTCTGTATTCACGCCGCCGCCGCGCATCATCGCCATCGGCGCCGTCCATATTTCGCAGGCGCTGGCGCCTATGGCCAAGGTCGCGGGCTTCGAGACAATTATCGTCGATCCGCGCACCGCCTTTGCCAGCAGCGCGCGCTTTTCCGGCGCGCGTCTTGTTGCGGATTGGCCGGGCGAGGCGCTGAAGGCTCTCGCGCTCGACGCCGCCACGGCGGTGGCGCTGCTGACCCATGAGCCGCGCATCGACGACGAAGCGGCGCGCGCCGCGCTCAGCTCGGACTGCTTCTACATTGGCGCGCTCGGATCGCGCAAAACCCATGCGCGGCGGCTGGAGCGGCTGCGCGCCGCCGGTTTCTGCGAGAGCGCGCTGGCCCGCATCCATGCGCCGATCGGCCTCGACATCGGCGCAAGTAGTCCCGCCGAAATCGCCGTCGCAATCCTCGGCGAGATCATCGAGGATCTGCGTCGCGAGCAAAGGTCCGGCTCGTCCGGAAAGGCCGCATGA
- a CDS encoding PPK2 family polyphosphate kinase, whose product MMSVRSKASEVKMDYRKLFFVDQGQRFRLKDQDPDSSPGLDSKAEGEAALAAAGEQLTHLQRLLYAEKKHGLLIVLQGMDAAGKDGSIRRAFTAFHPLGVIATSFKVPTLEEMAHDFLWRVHPHAPARGSIAIFNRSHYEDFLVNRAHRRLDDQAADLRLEQIRNFEALLAQNGVVILKFFLHISKEEQLARFKKRLRDPESNWKIEESDYTERLFWADYMSAYEEALAATSLPSAPWYVVPADRKWFRDAALMQITVEALKALDMKFPEPTVDLADIERKYHTAVLEQDNKG is encoded by the coding sequence ATGATGTCAGTCCGCTCCAAGGCGTCAGAGGTAAAGATGGACTATCGCAAATTGTTCTTCGTTGATCAGGGTCAACGCTTTCGGCTGAAGGATCAGGATCCCGACTCCTCTCCAGGCCTCGACTCCAAGGCGGAGGGCGAAGCCGCCCTTGCCGCAGCGGGCGAACAGCTGACCCATCTGCAGCGCCTGCTCTACGCCGAGAAGAAGCACGGCCTGCTGATCGTGCTTCAGGGGATGGACGCGGCCGGAAAGGATGGGTCGATCAGGCGCGCCTTCACCGCCTTTCATCCGCTCGGCGTCATCGCCACGAGCTTTAAAGTGCCGACGCTCGAGGAAATGGCGCATGATTTCCTGTGGCGCGTGCATCCGCACGCGCCTGCACGCGGATCGATCGCGATCTTCAACCGCTCGCATTATGAGGATTTTCTGGTCAATCGGGCGCATCGGCGGCTCGACGATCAAGCCGCCGATCTACGCCTCGAGCAGATCCGCAATTTCGAAGCGCTGCTCGCGCAAAACGGCGTCGTGATTCTCAAGTTCTTTCTCCATATCAGCAAGGAGGAACAACTCGCACGTTTCAAGAAGCGCCTGCGCGATCCCGAGAGCAATTGGAAGATCGAAGAGTCCGACTATACCGAACGGCTCTTCTGGGCCGATTACATGAGCGCCTATGAAGAAGCGCTTGCCGCCACGAGCCTGCCCAGCGCGCCATGGTATGTGGTTCCGGCTGACCGCAAATGGTTTCGCGACGCCGCTCTGATGCAGATCACGGTGGAGGCGCTGAAGGCGCTGGATATGAAATTTCCAGAACCCACGGTCGATCTCGCCGACATCGAACGCAAATATCATACGGCGGTGCTTGAACAAGACAACAAGGGCTGA